A DNA window from Candidatus Zixiibacteriota bacterium contains the following coding sequences:
- a CDS encoding sugar transferase encodes MLRDHIEGVRKLLLFTYLIVISLSFKASLFIESLIETGNLESGFYNNLLISVILIWGLVLWYHRDCYFFRLKSNLETLKPITKASIKASTIFLGFIYFSGYNVQSQFQIVLFLLVSFLALSLLQLFVNVSLHYFRKRGYNYQTIVIVGKNDKAKEFANKILSNAHWGFKIIGYVDCGIDSGNGSDKMRSRLNNISEIGMLDDLPDIIKSHQVDWVVFALENDKLKFIESTVDDCQIMGTRVAILANLYPPKYAEMRAADFFEYPILLYDNTKQSGSYHFVKSIIDRIGAAAGLILISPFLLFASIAIKIFSKGSILFKQERLGLNGKKFTMYKFRTMVPNAEKLKANLEEYNEMSGPVFKIKDDPRITPVGRLLRKTSIDELPQIFNVLKGDMSFVGPRPPLLKEVKQYDPWQRRRLSIKPGITCLWQVGGRNNVNFDNWMKLDLEYIDNRSIWLDTKILARTIPAVFNGKGAS; translated from the coding sequence ATGTTAAGGGATCACATTGAAGGAGTTAGAAAGCTTCTGCTTTTCACATACTTAATTGTTATTTCACTTAGTTTTAAGGCTTCATTGTTTATCGAATCATTAATAGAAACCGGAAACTTGGAGTCTGGTTTTTACAACAACTTGTTAATATCGGTGATACTTATCTGGGGATTAGTGTTATGGTATCATAGGGACTGTTATTTTTTCAGGCTAAAATCAAATTTGGAAACATTGAAGCCAATTACCAAGGCATCCATTAAGGCTTCGACTATATTCCTTGGTTTTATATATTTTTCCGGCTATAATGTGCAATCTCAATTTCAAATAGTGCTTTTCTTATTAGTGAGTTTTTTAGCCTTAAGTTTATTGCAGTTGTTTGTAAATGTAAGTTTACACTATTTCCGCAAAAGAGGCTATAATTATCAGACAATCGTTATTGTGGGCAAAAATGATAAAGCCAAAGAATTTGCCAACAAAATACTAAGCAATGCTCATTGGGGTTTTAAGATAATCGGTTATGTGGATTGCGGTATAGATTCCGGCAATGGCTCGGATAAAATGCGCTCCCGACTTAATAATATATCTGAAATTGGCATGCTTGATGACTTGCCTGATATTATTAAATCCCATCAGGTGGACTGGGTTGTTTTTGCATTGGAAAATGACAAGCTGAAATTTATTGAATCAACTGTTGATGATTGTCAGATTATGGGTACGCGGGTAGCAATTTTAGCCAATCTCTATCCTCCCAAGTATGCCGAGATGCGTGCCGCCGACTTTTTTGAATATCCGATTCTTTTGTATGATAATACCAAGCAAAGCGGTTCTTATCATTTTGTTAAAAGTATAATTGACCGCATAGGAGCAGCGGCCGGATTAATTTTAATTTCTCCATTTTTACTTTTTGCCTCGATTGCTATCAAGATATTTTCAAAAGGTTCGATTCTATTTAAACAGGAACGTTTAGGCCTTAATGGTAAAAAATTTACAATGTATAAATTTCGAACTATGGTTCCTAACGCTGAAAAGCTTAAAGCCAATTTGGAGGAATATAACGAAATGAGCGGTCCGGTCTTTAAAATTAAAGATGATCCCAGAATTACTCCAGTCGGCAGATTGCTTCGAAAAACCTCAATTGATGAATTGCCCCAGATATTTAATGTTCTCAAAGGCGATATGTCATTTGTGGGACCTCGTCCTCCTTTGCTAAAAGAAGTCAAACAATACGACCCCTGGCAGAGGCGAAGATTGTCGATTAAGCCGGGTATAACATGTTTATGGCAGGTTGGCGGAAGAAACAATGTCAATTTTGACAACTGGATGAAATTAGACCTTGAATATATTGACAATAGATCTATTTGGCTTGATACCAAAATATTAGCCAGAACAATTCCCGCTGTATTCAATGGCAAAGGCGCCAGTTAG
- a CDS encoding response regulator, translating into MSNILVIDNNEHITCLIKDILTRENYNVDCAYSGFNALNLIDQKEYELIFVDLDLPDTNGINLINKIKKISPQTLSIIISAHYDFDWAIESIKTGVYQYIKKPFDIDEINKVAEAAIKEQNRMVNSGYAYKYEANHDNQNRVKNVVHFSTSAIIAALSLLVGFFIQQQIFQWQRLPLFWGNKEIIYLLFSFICCYSFIFITLKRRICFSGKKNLFINSFKCLTFSNILFMAIMFAATTFHETRMAIFIGYGIGVGGFYINSFRLVPQIMRFISYKREGKKKLTIKGFNEIEKPVSTSESDKILKSEFREKSKSVL; encoded by the coding sequence ATGTCAAATATTTTAGTGATTGATAATAATGAGCACATCACCTGTCTAATTAAAGATATTCTGACTCGTGAAAACTATAATGTGGATTGCGCCTATAGCGGCTTTAACGCTTTAAATTTAATCGACCAAAAAGAATATGAATTAATTTTTGTAGATTTAGACCTTCCGGATACAAACGGCATTAATCTTATAAATAAAATCAAAAAGATATCACCCCAGACTCTGTCAATTATCATTTCTGCTCATTATGATTTTGATTGGGCCATCGAATCAATTAAAACGGGAGTGTACCAGTATATAAAAAAACCATTCGATATAGATGAAATTAATAAAGTTGCCGAGGCTGCCATAAAAGAACAAAACAGGATGGTTAATTCCGGGTATGCGTACAAATATGAAGCTAATCATGATAACCAGAACAGGGTTAAAAACGTTGTGCATTTTTCGACAAGCGCCATAATCGCAGCGTTATCTCTTCTGGTTGGGTTTTTTATTCAACAGCAAATATTTCAATGGCAAAGACTGCCGCTATTCTGGGGCAATAAAGAGATTATTTATCTTCTGTTTTCGTTTATATGTTGCTACAGCTTTATATTTATTACGCTCAAACGGAGAATTTGCTTTTCCGGGAAAAAGAATCTCTTTATAAATAGTTTTAAATGCCTAACTTTCTCAAATATTCTATTCATGGCTATTATGTTTGCCGCAACCACTTTCCATGAAACCCGCATGGCTATTTTTATAGGGTATGGAATTGGAGTTGGCGGTTTTTACATTAACAGCTTTAGACTGGTTCCCCAAATAATGAGATTTATATCATATAAGCGTGAGGGCAAAAAGAAGCTCACAATAAAGGGATTTAACGAAATTGAAAAGCCTGTCTCAACATCTGAAAGTGATAAAATTCTAAAATCTGAGTTTCGAGAAAAAAGCAAATCCGTTTTGTAG
- a CDS encoding dCTP deaminase, protein MPVMPDNWIVKMAKEHKMIEPFAESQARENVISYGVSSYGYDIRVADEFKIPADSGGGIIDPKNFDLSAFDDYQGDRCIIPPGSFVIARTVEYFRIPRNILTICTGKSTYSRCGLLVNITPFEPEWEGHATFAISNITNKPAKVYANEGIAQLIFLKADTECDVSYKDKKGKYQGQKGITISKVK, encoded by the coding sequence ATGCCGGTTATGCCCGACAATTGGATAGTTAAGATGGCTAAAGAGCACAAGATGATTGAGCCTTTTGCCGAATCACAAGCCAGAGAAAATGTAATATCTTATGGGGTCTCATCTTATGGCTATGATATCCGCGTGGCGGATGAATTCAAGATACCGGCAGATTCCGGCGGCGGCATAATCGACCCGAAAAATTTCGACTTGTCGGCATTCGATGATTACCAAGGCGACCGCTGTATAATTCCCCCGGGAAGTTTCGTTATTGCCCGAACCGTTGAGTATTTCCGCATACCCAGAAACATCCTTACGATTTGCACCGGCAAATCGACCTATTCCCGCTGCGGCTTGCTTGTTAATATAACGCCGTTCGAGCCTGAATGGGAAGGGCATGCCACATTCGCGATATCGAATATTACCAATAAGCCGGCTAAGGTTTATGCAAATGAGGGAATTGCTCAATTGATATTTCTAAAAGCCGATACTGAATGCGATGTGTCATATAAAGATAAAAAGGGCAAATATCAGGGTCAAAAAGGCATAACGATTTCAAAGGTGAAATAA
- a CDS encoding pyruvate ferredoxin oxidoreductase subunit gamma → MKELRLHGRGGQGVVTAAELIAQAAFADGKYAQAFPAFGSERMGAPVQSFVRISDSPVRCRNQIYEPDFLIVQDPTLIGTVDVTAGLKPDGLLIIDTEKDPKDYNLKTEGKILTVPATKIALEVIGRAIQNTTLLGYFAAVTKIISFDGVKKAIEHRFPAKIAAKNVAAVERAFALVKEEAHV, encoded by the coding sequence TTGAAAGAATTGCGTCTTCACGGACGCGGAGGCCAGGGAGTGGTAACTGCGGCTGAATTAATAGCCCAGGCTGCTTTCGCTGACGGTAAATATGCTCAGGCTTTCCCCGCCTTTGGTTCGGAAAGGATGGGAGCTCCGGTGCAATCATTTGTCAGGATTTCCGACAGTCCGGTGCGATGCCGGAATCAGATTTATGAACCGGATTTTCTGATTGTGCAGGACCCCACTTTAATCGGCACGGTAGATGTTACCGCCGGTTTGAAGCCTGACGGATTATTAATAATCGATACCGAGAAAGATCCGAAAGATTACAATCTCAAAACCGAGGGAAAAATTCTTACCGTCCCGGCTACAAAGATTGCTCTTGAGGTAATCGGCAGAGCGATTCAGAATACCACTTTGCTTGGCTATTTCGCGGCTGTAACTAAGATAATTTCATTCGATGGCGTGAAGAAAGCTATTGAGCATAGGTTCCCGGCGAAAATTGCGGCTAAAAATGTCGCGGCTGTCGAGAGAGCCTTCGCGTTAGTTAAGGAGGAAGCCCATGTCTAA
- a CDS encoding 4Fe-4S binding protein, with amino-acid sequence MSKPILLTVGPGTSKVNKTGAWRTLMPVFKHENCNDCRICVTVCPDACVFGQDSKYNANMDYCKGCGICAYECPVDDIDMVLEVK; translated from the coding sequence ATGTCTAAACCGATTCTTTTAACAGTAGGGCCGGGCACTTCCAAAGTCAATAAGACCGGAGCTTGGAGAACGCTTATGCCGGTATTCAAGCACGAGAACTGCAACGATTGCCGTATCTGTGTTACTGTTTGCCCTGATGCCTGCGTATTCGGGCAGGACAGCAAATACAATGCTAATATGGATTACTGCAAAGGGTGCGGTATCTGCGCCTATGAATGTCCGGTCGATGACATTGATATGGTACTGGAGGTGAAATGA
- the porA gene encoding pyruvate ferredoxin oxidoreductase codes for MRKFIEGSMAVSQSVKLCRPDVIAAYPITPQTHIVEFLAKIVADGELKTEFINVESEFGAASVVLGAAAVGTRAYSATTAQGLILMAEVLYNIAGMRLPLVVTVANRAMSAPISIWNDHSDIVVLRDAGIIMLFAEDAQELMDMHPQAYKIAENPEISLPVTVNMDGFILTHAFEPVDMLDQKTVDDFLPPIKPVAKLDIENPITMGLLAEPTWYMETRYKLKETMEDSLAIIEKTAEEFKALTGRWYGGLIDTYRMEDAETAFVAMGSLVGTIKDVVDTLRAKGEKVGVLKIRSFRPFPFEKIRETCANLKQLVVIDKSYSNGFGSILQEELKACFYNQKHQPLISGFVAGLGGRDIPPKSLIDAYKKSQGKEVINQFVDLRTEVLGG; via the coding sequence ATGAGGAAGTTTATTGAAGGCTCGATGGCGGTATCTCAATCGGTTAAGCTTTGCCGTCCGGATGTTATTGCTGCTTATCCTATCACGCCGCAGACCCATATTGTTGAATTCTTAGCGAAGATAGTCGCCGATGGCGAATTGAAAACAGAATTCATAAATGTCGAATCAGAGTTTGGCGCCGCCTCAGTAGTGCTTGGCGCCGCCGCAGTTGGAACCAGAGCTTATTCGGCTACTACAGCCCAGGGGCTTATACTGATGGCTGAGGTGCTGTACAATATCGCCGGTATGAGATTACCCCTTGTGGTTACAGTTGCCAACAGGGCTATGTCCGCTCCGATTAGTATCTGGAACGATCATTCCGATATTGTCGTACTTCGAGATGCCGGAATTATCATGCTTTTCGCTGAGGATGCTCAGGAACTTATGGATATGCATCCGCAGGCTTACAAGATTGCGGAGAATCCCGAAATATCTCTGCCGGTTACCGTGAACATGGATGGTTTCATTCTGACTCACGCTTTCGAGCCGGTTGATATGCTCGACCAGAAAACCGTAGATGATTTCCTGCCGCCGATTAAGCCGGTTGCTAAATTGGATATTGAAAACCCAATTACAATGGGGCTTCTGGCGGAACCAACTTGGTATATGGAAACCCGTTATAAACTTAAAGAGACAATGGAAGACTCGCTTGCGATTATCGAAAAAACCGCTGAAGAATTCAAGGCTTTAACCGGCCGCTGGTATGGCGGATTAATCGATACCTACAGGATGGAAGACGCTGAAACCGCTTTTGTGGCGATGGGTTCGCTTGTTGGCACAATAAAAGATGTTGTCGACACGTTGAGAGCCAAGGGCGAGAAAGTCGGCGTTTTGAAAATCAGAAGTTTCCGGCCGTTTCCTTTTGAGAAAATTCGTGAGACCTGCGCCAACCTTAAGCAGTTGGTTGTTATCGATAAATCATACTCAAACGGTTTCGGAAGCATCCTTCAGGAGGAACTGAAAGCTTGCTTCTATAATCAGAAACATCAGCCGCTTATTTCCGGTTTCGTAGCCGGTCTTGGCGGACGTGATATTCCACCGAAATCTCTTATTGATGCTTACAAAAAATCACAGGGCAAAGAAGTCATTAACCAATTTGTCGACCTTAGAACAGAAGTGTTGGGAGGTTAA
- a CDS encoding pyruvate ferredoxin oxidoreductase, which produces MAETTKKRKEKPPVTEPLFTSGHRACAGCGEALGAKLIMNAAGPNTMVVTSTGCLEVFSTPYPESAWRVPWIHSLFENSSAVACGVDAGLRALGKRENVNVIAQGGDGGTADIGIGCLSGMLERNQRVLYVCYDNEAYMNTGVQRSGLTPFDTNTTTSPAGKESFGNPIGKKPLLQIVAAHNIAYAASATVGFPADVQSKTKKALAIKGATFIHLHVPCPLGWAYSTEKTVEIARLAVYTGLFPIIEMRYGEVTRVRKIKNDLKPVAEYLKLQGRYRHLFAADEGKKELEKIQAIADANIEKFGLA; this is translated from the coding sequence ATGGCAGAAACAACTAAGAAAAGAAAAGAAAAACCTCCGGTAACAGAACCATTATTTACCAGCGGTCACCGCGCCTGCGCCGGCTGCGGCGAGGCATTAGGCGCCAAGCTGATTATGAATGCTGCCGGTCCGAATACAATGGTAGTAACCAGCACCGGCTGCCTTGAGGTGTTTTCGACACCGTACCCGGAATCCGCTTGGCGGGTGCCGTGGATACATTCGCTGTTTGAGAACTCATCCGCAGTTGCCTGCGGCGTGGATGCAGGTTTGCGCGCTCTCGGCAAAAGAGAGAATGTCAATGTTATCGCGCAGGGCGGCGATGGCGGCACTGCCGATATCGGAATTGGCTGTTTGTCGGGGATGCTTGAACGCAACCAGCGGGTTTTATATGTCTGTTATGACAACGAAGCCTATATGAACACCGGCGTTCAGCGTTCCGGTCTAACGCCGTTTGATACTAATACAACTACATCGCCAGCCGGCAAGGAATCGTTTGGCAATCCGATTGGTAAAAAGCCGCTGCTTCAGATTGTAGCCGCACACAATATCGCGTATGCGGCTTCGGCAACAGTCGGTTTCCCGGCGGATGTCCAGTCGAAAACCAAGAAAGCGCTGGCTATTAAGGGCGCTACGTTCATTCACCTTCATGTACCCTGCCCGCTGGGTTGGGCATATAGTACCGAGAAAACGGTTGAAATCGCCCGTCTGGCGGTATATACCGGATTGTTCCCGATTATCGAGATGAGGTATGGCGAGGTTACTCGTGTACGCAAAATCAAGAATGACCTCAAGCCGGTAGCCGAGTATCTCAAACTACAGGGACGCTACCGCCACCTATTTGCAGCGGATGAGGGCAAGAAGGAGCTGGAGAAAATCCAGGCGATAGCTGACGCTAATATTGAGAAATTTGGCTTGGCTTAA